In a genomic window of Flavobacterium lipolyticum:
- a CDS encoding undecaprenyl-phosphate glucose phosphotransferase yields MEILQKLSHYRFSRYFKLLFVCVDVVLLNLATVLSALTRFGSLDKLLLKEERTVSLLAILIWVALLFQNDSNRSVRVEPIESILVRTVKKLVIHAALISIFVVYLKYNEISRLRLLSFYLIFFGLLMISRYLSMKLLKYIRSRGYNFKTFIIVGANEAGERMRKILAKDLTYGYKFLGFFDESRSHSIIDATSVLGDFSAIHKFVVGRKVDEMYVALHIDQIEVINKLTQICEQNMVRIKFIPDFQQYTKSSKVEVTFYENTPVLMFRTEPLEFAVNRLIKKVFDVVFSLSVILLVFPWLFPVIMLIIKIESPGPVFFKQERSGRDNRSFMCYKFRSMRVNRLAHKKQAEKGDSRVTKFGSFIRKTSIDELPQFFNVFLGDMSVVGPRPHMVNLAKEYSDLINNYLVRQYAKPGITGWAQVNGYRGETKELVDMENRVEYDIWYIENWSLMLDIKIIIKTIINIVNGEENAY; encoded by the coding sequence ATGGAAATTTTACAGAAACTGTCGCATTATCGTTTTTCGCGCTATTTCAAGCTTTTATTTGTTTGCGTTGATGTTGTGTTGTTAAATCTGGCAACAGTACTTTCTGCACTGACAAGATTTGGCAGTTTAGACAAGCTTTTATTAAAAGAAGAACGTACAGTTTCATTGCTGGCAATTTTAATTTGGGTAGCCTTATTGTTTCAAAATGATTCCAATAGAAGCGTAAGAGTAGAACCTATCGAATCAATATTGGTCAGAACTGTTAAGAAGTTAGTGATTCACGCTGCTTTGATTTCCATTTTTGTGGTGTATCTCAAATACAATGAGATCTCAAGACTCAGACTGCTTTCTTTTTATTTGATTTTTTTTGGATTACTGATGATCTCCCGCTATTTGTCCATGAAACTTTTAAAGTACATCAGAAGTCGTGGGTATAATTTTAAAACATTTATTATTGTAGGAGCAAACGAGGCAGGAGAAAGAATGCGTAAGATACTCGCAAAAGATCTGACGTACGGTTATAAATTTTTAGGTTTTTTTGATGAGAGCAGAAGTCACTCAATTATTGATGCTACTTCAGTGTTAGGCGATTTTAGTGCCATTCATAAATTTGTAGTCGGAAGAAAGGTCGACGAAATGTACGTGGCACTGCATATTGATCAAATTGAGGTTATTAATAAATTGACACAGATTTGTGAGCAAAACATGGTGCGTATTAAGTTTATTCCCGATTTTCAGCAGTATACAAAGTCCAGTAAGGTAGAAGTGACGTTTTATGAAAACACACCGGTTTTGATGTTCCGAACGGAGCCTTTGGAGTTTGCTGTGAACCGACTGATAAAAAAAGTTTTTGATGTTGTTTTTTCACTTTCCGTAATCTTGCTGGTATTTCCGTGGCTCTTTCCTGTTATTATGCTGATCATTAAAATTGAATCGCCGGGACCTGTGTTTTTCAAGCAGGAAAGATCGGGGCGCGACAACCGGTCGTTTATGTGTTATAAATTCAGGAGTATGCGTGTTAATCGTTTGGCCCATAAAAAACAAGCTGAGAAAGGAGATAGCCGTGTTACAAAATTTGGTTCTTTTATTCGCAAAACAAGTATTGATGAGCTGCCACAGTTTTTCAATGTTTTCTTAGGAGATATGTCGGTCGTAGGGCCGAGACCTCATATGGTGAATCTCGCTAAAGAATACAGCGATTTGATTAATAATTACTTAGTGCGTCAGTATGCCAAACCCGGAATTACTGGCTGGGCACAGGTCAATGGCTATCGTGGCGAAACCAAAGAGTTAGTCGATATGGAAAACAGAGTGGAATATGACATTTGGTATATCGAGAACTGGAGCCTGATGCTGGATATTAAAATCATTATAAAAACGATCATCAACATCGTAAATGGAGAAGAAAACGCCTATTAG
- a CDS encoding T9SS C-terminal target domain-containing protein, which yields MIKTFLLFCLTVSFANAQVLSCTDPLSKNYNTAATVNDGSCNYKKIHLSPLYSKLLSDSIKETSGLIAFDNLLWTHNDDHDTTIYGLDSVGKIRKKVVLKQVINHDWEEISQDSSFIYLGDFGNNYFGNRTDLNILKIEKKSFLEGNPAIEKISFQYADQTDFSAKKPNTANFDCEAFIVSKDSIYLFTKQWKTSKTNIYVLSNQAGSHVARLKHTLNTKGLVTGATYLASKKTIVLCGYSKLGKPFLYLLYDFKNTDFLSGNKRRIKLKLPFHQIEGIATHDGLHYYLTNESLIRKPILYVPQQLHYFDLSSLLSFYLHN from the coding sequence ATGATTAAGACTTTTTTACTCTTTTGCCTGACTGTCTCTTTTGCTAATGCTCAAGTTTTAAGCTGTACCGACCCGCTTTCTAAAAATTACAATACCGCTGCGACAGTTAACGACGGAAGCTGCAACTATAAAAAAATCCACCTCAGCCCCCTATATTCTAAACTCCTGAGCGATTCGATTAAAGAAACCTCTGGATTGATTGCTTTCGATAATTTACTCTGGACGCACAATGACGATCATGACACCACAATTTACGGATTGGATTCAGTGGGTAAAATTCGAAAAAAAGTTGTTCTGAAACAGGTTATCAATCACGACTGGGAAGAGATTTCACAAGACAGTTCTTTTATATACCTTGGAGATTTCGGGAACAACTACTTCGGTAACAGAACCGATCTGAACATTCTAAAAATAGAGAAAAAATCGTTCTTGGAAGGAAATCCTGCAATTGAAAAAATTTCCTTTCAATACGCCGACCAAACTGATTTTTCTGCAAAAAAACCAAACACTGCTAATTTTGACTGCGAAGCATTCATCGTGTCCAAAGACAGCATTTATTTATTTACCAAACAATGGAAAACATCTAAAACCAACATTTACGTTTTGTCTAACCAAGCGGGTTCTCACGTTGCACGACTAAAACACACCTTAAACACAAAAGGCCTGGTGACCGGCGCGACTTATTTAGCGTCTAAAAAAACAATTGTTCTTTGTGGGTACTCTAAACTTGGCAAACCCTTTTTGTATCTTTTGTACGATTTCAAAAACACTGATTTTCTGTCGGGAAATAAACGAAGGATTAAACTGAAGCTACCCTTCCATCAAATAGAAGGAATTGCAACTCATGACGGTCTGCATTATTATTTAACCAATGAATCCCTCATTCGAAAACCGATCCTTTATGTACCCCAGCAGCTTCATTATTTCGATTTGAGTTCTCTACTAAGTTTCTACCTTCATAATTAA
- a CDS encoding PorP/SprF family type IX secretion system membrane protein, with product MKLNLFIIILACCFFSETRAQDPIFTQYFLIPETLNPGFSGFRETTYAGIIHREQWPDLDLKMDTDYAFINTWNENMNSGYGLSVLNQRQNVNHYSYTQINGNYAYKVEYNDTWVFRPAIEVGFGVKSFGFQNLLLEDQINIKTGTINPTSIDPILKNDKINFFDVSAGMVFNTESLWISLSMKHLNRPDISFTTNGNARLDSFFSLSSGYKFLLADYVDVVFLPYEAKMLVTSNYMQQGRYNRFDIGTSVLFENIYFGATVTTNPSKNDIGNQLLTSINFFTGLQYENLKLGVSYDMNTSNIGRTGGVYEVLLTYQFDSYAKCFGCPH from the coding sequence ATGAAATTAAATCTTTTTATCATAATCCTGGCATGTTGTTTTTTTTCAGAAACAAGAGCTCAGGATCCCATTTTTACACAGTATTTCTTAATTCCGGAAACACTTAATCCCGGTTTCAGTGGGTTTAGAGAAACTACTTACGCAGGTATTATTCATAGAGAACAATGGCCGGATTTAGATCTAAAAATGGATACCGATTATGCCTTTATTAATACTTGGAATGAAAATATGAACAGCGGTTATGGATTGAGTGTTTTAAATCAAAGACAGAATGTAAACCATTATAGTTATACACAAATTAATGGGAACTATGCCTATAAAGTAGAGTATAATGATACCTGGGTTTTTCGACCGGCAATTGAAGTAGGTTTTGGGGTAAAGTCATTCGGTTTTCAAAATCTATTGCTTGAAGATCAGATAAACATAAAAACAGGTACAATTAACCCCACTTCAATTGATCCAATACTAAAAAATGATAAAATCAATTTCTTTGATGTATCAGCGGGAATGGTTTTCAATACCGAAAGTCTATGGATTAGTTTGTCTATGAAACATCTTAACAGACCCGATATATCTTTTACAACAAACGGAAATGCACGTTTAGATTCTTTCTTTTCTTTAAGCTCAGGTTACAAATTTCTATTGGCGGATTATGTCGATGTCGTATTTTTGCCGTATGAAGCCAAGATGCTTGTTACATCAAACTATATGCAACAAGGGCGTTATAATCGATTTGATATAGGTACATCAGTCCTATTCGAAAATATATATTTTGGAGCAACAGTAACTACTAACCCGTCAAAAAACGATATTGGGAATCAATTACTGACTTCGATAAATTTTTTTACAGGACTACAGTACGAAAATTTGAAATTAGGTGTTTCTTATGATATGAATACCTCTAATATTGGAAGGACAGGGGGTGTTTATGAAGTTTTATTAACCTATCAATTTGATTCTTATGCAAAATGTTTCGGTTGCCCGCATTAA
- a CDS encoding PKD domain-containing protein — MKKLYFLMLYFSLAITSFGYSFTNSIATNTALSERNCNSLSVPPGVDFSFTNDNSCSGTLITFISAVNGNGPFQYSWNFGDGKTSTSSNPSHTFEALGCGTQNFTIKLTVTDVNGEASTIAKTITVKQKPNLRFINLDNSGTSFEKCGDSQNPKYTINVGNISNSVSCIKSYDVDWGDGSLENNITFPKTHAYLKLGSYKMVITGVGANGCNNSVTYIVNNSTSPKGALITPGNTTNLCLPVDTMEFEIVSWGSNPSDTQYEINFGDGTIETYSQKDMESSIQYNSTNPSASLNFPVLHQFTKANCPLGNTINLNIITTCGRSTFTVGPVIILDVPKVDFAVNAILCSNTPIIFINKSSAGYGNNCGAAGVYTWDFGDGNISNEGSPEHIYSTPGTYTIKLTARTPCGAGNEVTKTVCVEPVLQPQFTYSNACVLKDVIITNNTDASQGCSIESYNWEVIRYSEEFCGGSAAWNFVNGTNASSKNPVFNFANPGTYYVKLTTRNACGIFQSVTEMIQVKKPPVITLNPIPDYCNSISINPVATVDQNCSPGSEISYLWSFPGATPSSSTSLNPGAVNYANSGNYTVTFSVTNSCGTTTKTVPFSVALTLKPIISSKTVKVCSKNTFQVTPVTNTTENVPIGTTYVWSEPIISPAGSVSGASAQSSPKDNISQTLVSNIDSPATVTYTVTPMSKACTGANFTITVTVDPLIEVIETVKKSTCFGANNGSIDLIVNAGIPFINVNPYAFLWTGPDGFTSTNEDISGLKPGDYVLNVTDNGNCPFTKIYNVAEPELFQFSAIKNDISCFGLNDGNIRLSVKGGTQPYTYEWKKNGNPYPETVEYIDNLKPGTYDVIITEVNNCNLLKGTYTIEEPPVLKVNLTKQMNIFCYGYSTGEIEINTVGGRPIETSSGVFDYNYSWTGPNGFTSNLQNLKNLAVGTYNLIVTDKSGCTDHLQVILTQNAEIVFNYTKSEISCFNSANASVSIDNIKGGVPFTTGDPYSVKWSNLGTGLTQNNLSAGSYTITITDSLGCSKESSLIIENAPVFSIKPDIKDISCFGAKDGYIHLNLLGGKAPITLVWDDNPSAGIERNNIGPGKYSVTITDSKSCVIKETFTISEPSLLKLNADVSNPLDCADANTGVINLIVTGGKAPFTYEWSNGAKTEDLNKIPPGTYQVTVTDVNGCKKSGEWKITRFEELTPTIEVKTDLNCETKYINQTYIGHVKGGVPPYRLSWSDGIVTGDNNEIMNTNKEGLITFSVTDSFGCTATIPYNVKKTVLGIANYTTGSYTKDVYDTYSVYDPILFTNLATGDFINTSWEFGDGNFSNEVNPKHIYTREGTHAVTQTVTYSFGCQYKYTSTLIITKGYSIMMPNSFTPNNDGYNDIFTPVFTGLEDISLIIFDNWGGVVYTETGKNISGWNGKIKDVDAQSGNYYFMLTGKTFYNHTVTEKGAFTLIK, encoded by the coding sequence ATGAAAAAACTTTATTTTTTAATGCTATATTTTTCATTAGCTATTACTTCTTTTGGTTATAGTTTTACGAATAGTATTGCTACTAATACTGCTCTTTCAGAAAGGAATTGTAATTCTCTTTCAGTACCTCCCGGCGTCGATTTTAGCTTCACCAATGACAACTCTTGTTCAGGTACCCTTATTACATTTATTTCAGCTGTTAACGGTAATGGTCCTTTTCAATATTCTTGGAATTTTGGAGATGGAAAAACTTCAACCAGCAGTAATCCCTCTCATACTTTTGAAGCGTTAGGTTGCGGGACTCAAAATTTTACCATAAAATTGACTGTTACTGATGTCAATGGTGAAGCAAGCACTATTGCAAAAACGATTACAGTAAAACAGAAACCAAATCTAAGATTCATAAACTTAGATAACTCAGGAACATCTTTTGAAAAATGTGGAGATAGCCAGAATCCCAAATACACTATTAATGTTGGCAATATATCTAATTCAGTATCATGCATTAAATCCTATGATGTGGATTGGGGAGACGGAAGTTTAGAAAACAATATTACTTTTCCTAAAACGCATGCCTATTTAAAATTAGGATCTTATAAGATGGTGATTACCGGAGTGGGAGCTAATGGCTGTAATAATTCTGTTACCTATATAGTCAATAATTCGACCAGTCCAAAGGGAGCTCTTATAACTCCGGGTAATACTACTAATTTATGTCTTCCGGTTGATACAATGGAATTCGAAATAGTTTCATGGGGTTCTAATCCATCAGATACACAATATGAAATTAATTTTGGGGACGGTACCATTGAGACTTACAGTCAAAAAGACATGGAGAGTTCCATACAATATAATTCTACGAACCCTTCGGCTTCTCTAAACTTTCCTGTATTACATCAATTCACAAAGGCAAATTGCCCCTTAGGAAATACGATCAACTTAAATATAATAACAACATGCGGACGCAGTACTTTTACAGTAGGTCCTGTTATTATATTAGATGTTCCTAAAGTAGACTTTGCCGTTAATGCTATCTTATGTTCTAATACACCTATAATATTTATCAATAAATCTAGTGCAGGATATGGTAATAATTGCGGTGCTGCAGGTGTTTACACCTGGGATTTTGGAGACGGAAACATATCAAATGAAGGTAGTCCAGAACATATATATTCAACACCGGGCACTTATACCATTAAATTAACAGCAAGAACACCTTGCGGTGCCGGTAATGAAGTTACAAAAACAGTTTGTGTTGAACCGGTACTGCAACCTCAATTTACTTACAGTAATGCATGTGTTTTAAAAGATGTTATTATTACAAATAATACAGATGCAAGTCAGGGATGTAGTATTGAAAGTTATAATTGGGAAGTTATCAGATATAGTGAAGAATTTTGTGGGGGATCAGCAGCATGGAATTTTGTAAACGGAACCAATGCTTCGTCTAAGAATCCGGTTTTTAATTTTGCAAATCCGGGAACATACTATGTAAAGCTAACTACTAGGAACGCATGTGGAATTTTCCAGTCTGTAACAGAAATGATACAAGTAAAAAAACCTCCTGTCATTACGCTGAATCCTATTCCTGATTACTGTAACTCTATATCTATTAATCCCGTTGCGACTGTAGATCAAAATTGTTCTCCGGGTTCAGAAATCAGCTATCTCTGGAGTTTCCCCGGAGCCACACCTTCTTCATCTACCTCACTTAATCCCGGGGCAGTAAATTATGCCAACAGTGGTAATTATACCGTTACATTTAGTGTAACCAACAGTTGTGGGACTACTACAAAAACAGTTCCTTTTTCGGTAGCTTTAACCCTTAAGCCTATTATAAGTTCAAAGACAGTAAAGGTATGCAGCAAAAACACCTTTCAGGTTACACCCGTCACCAACACAACAGAGAATGTACCAATAGGGACTACTTATGTATGGTCTGAACCTATAATTTCTCCTGCCGGATCTGTAAGTGGTGCAAGTGCACAATCCTCGCCAAAAGACAATATTAGTCAGACTTTAGTAAGTAATATAGACAGTCCGGCAACAGTGACTTATACAGTAACACCTATGTCAAAGGCCTGTACCGGAGCAAATTTTACAATAACAGTTACAGTCGATCCATTAATAGAAGTAATCGAAACGGTAAAAAAAAGTACCTGTTTTGGGGCAAATAACGGTTCTATTGATCTGATTGTAAACGCAGGTATTCCTTTTATAAACGTAAATCCGTATGCATTTCTATGGACAGGCCCTGATGGTTTTACAAGTACTAATGAAGATATTTCGGGCTTAAAACCCGGTGACTATGTTTTAAACGTAACTGACAATGGTAATTGCCCCTTCACAAAGATTTACAACGTTGCTGAGCCGGAATTATTTCAATTTTCGGCAATTAAAAATGATATAAGCTGTTTTGGTTTAAATGATGGAAATATCAGGCTATCGGTTAAAGGAGGAACACAACCTTACACCTATGAGTGGAAAAAAAACGGAAATCCTTATCCAGAAACTGTTGAATATATAGATAATCTCAAACCTGGAACATATGATGTGATAATTACAGAAGTAAACAATTGTAACCTACTTAAAGGAACTTATACAATCGAAGAGCCTCCAGTATTAAAAGTAAATCTGACCAAACAAATGAATATTTTTTGTTATGGATATTCTACAGGTGAAATCGAAATAAATACAGTTGGAGGAAGACCTATCGAAACATCTTCGGGAGTCTTTGATTACAATTATAGCTGGACAGGTCCAAATGGCTTTACAAGTAATCTTCAAAATTTGAAAAATTTAGCTGTAGGGACTTATAATTTGATTGTTACAGATAAATCAGGTTGTACAGATCATTTGCAAGTCATATTAACCCAAAATGCAGAAATCGTTTTTAATTACACTAAATCCGAAATATCGTGTTTTAATTCTGCAAATGCTTCTGTTAGTATTGACAATATAAAAGGAGGAGTTCCTTTCACTACCGGAGATCCCTACAGTGTAAAATGGAGTAATTTGGGTACCGGACTTACACAAAATAATTTATCAGCAGGATCTTATACCATTACAATTACAGATTCATTGGGCTGTTCAAAAGAATCATCATTGATCATAGAAAATGCCCCTGTTTTTAGTATAAAACCGGATATTAAAGACATTTCCTGTTTTGGTGCAAAGGATGGTTATATCCACTTAAATCTTTTAGGAGGTAAAGCGCCAATTACTTTAGTTTGGGATGATAATCCATCGGCCGGAATAGAACGGAATAATATTGGACCGGGAAAATATAGCGTGACAATTACAGATTCTAAATCATGTGTAATAAAAGAAACCTTTACTATTTCAGAACCTTCATTATTGAAACTAAATGCAGATGTTTCGAACCCGTTAGATTGTGCAGATGCCAATACAGGCGTTATTAATTTAATTGTAACGGGAGGGAAAGCTCCATTTACATACGAGTGGTCCAATGGTGCCAAAACCGAAGATTTAAATAAAATTCCGCCGGGAACCTATCAGGTAACCGTTACTGATGTAAATGGCTGTAAAAAATCCGGCGAGTGGAAAATTACCCGATTTGAAGAGCTAACACCTACTATCGAAGTTAAAACAGATCTTAATTGCGAAACCAAGTATATAAATCAAACCTATATCGGACATGTAAAAGGAGGGGTTCCTCCATATAGATTAAGTTGGTCTGATGGAATTGTCACAGGAGATAACAATGAAATAATGAATACAAATAAAGAAGGACTGATTACGTTTAGTGTGACTGACAGTTTTGGTTGTACAGCTACTATTCCTTACAATGTTAAAAAAACTGTTTTGGGTATAGCCAATTATACTACTGGTTCATATACTAAAGATGTTTATGATACATATTCTGTTTATGACCCAATTTTATTCACAAATTTAGCTACGGGAGATTTTATAAATACATCTTGGGAGTTTGGGGATGGTAATTTTTCTAATGAAGTAAATCCAAAACACATTTATACAAGAGAAGGGACGCATGCTGTTACACAGACAGTTACTTATTCTTTTGGATGTCAGTACAAATATACATCCACATTGATCATCACAAAAGGATATAGTATAATGATGCCGAATTCCTTTACTCCAAACAATGACGGTTACAATGATATATTTACACCCGTATTTACTGGCTTAGAGGATATTAGTCTGATTATTTTTGATAACTGGGGAGGTGTTGTCTATACTGAAACAGGAAAAAATATTAGTGGATGGAACGGGAAGATAAAAGATGTGGATGCTCAGAGCGGGAATTATTATTTTATGCTCACCGGAAAAACTTTTTACAATCATACGGTAACCGAAAAAGGAGCATTTACACTAATTAAATAA